From a single Capsicum annuum cultivar UCD-10X-F1 chromosome 12, UCD10Xv1.1, whole genome shotgun sequence genomic region:
- the LOC124889698 gene encoding uncharacterized protein LOC124889698 produces MLNLLLKQASVKISFNYTTVKSCKKYLRVRCVDLTCRWMVRACAIRESGWFHVHKYVGEHTCSVDHVMGKHKNITVEVIASLILNFFVDNKGPSSKEIKRIVFRKLHCRSGYWKRWMAGVIAKNIVRGTLEHRYAVLLVFSYIFNGLNPRSINSLMVDEKSGRFIYYFMAFGASIHGYLHMRKVVAVDGMHFFGKYEGVLLFAVAQDMQNYIYPLAYCVVDKQNDASWGFFFEKLKAFVIDEPELCVISDRYVSIANGLTKYYPLAHYGVCMRHLGENL; encoded by the coding sequence atgTTGAATCTTTTATTGAAGCAGGCGTCGGTGAAAATATCGTTCAATTACACAACAGTGAAGAGTTGTAAGAAATACTTGAGGGTGAGGTGTGTAGATCTTACTTGTCGGTGGATGGTGCGCGCATGTGCTATCAGAGAATCGGGTTGGTTTCATGTCCACAAGTATGTGGGAGAGCATACTTGTAGCGTTGATCATGTCATGGGAAAGCACAAAAATATCACCGTTGAGGTCATTGCCTcacttattttgaacttttttgtcGACAACAAAGGTCCAAGCTCGAAAGAGATTAAGAGGATCGTATTTAGGAAGCTACATTGCAGGTCGGGCTATTGGAAGCGTTGGATGGCAGGCGTCATTGCGAAAAACATAGTTCGAGGTACACTCGAGCACAGATATGCAGTTCTTCtcgtattttcatatattttcaacgGCCTCAACCCCAGGTCTATTAATTCCCTTATGGTCGATGAGAAGTCTGGCaggtttatttactactttatggCATTTGGGGCTTCCATCCATGGATATTTACACATGAGAAAGGTCGTTGCCGTTGATGGCATGCATTTTTTTGGCAAGTACGAGGGCGTACTGCTGTTCGCTGTCGCTCAAGATATGCAGAATTATATCTATCCCTTAGCGTATTGCGTGGTGGATAAGCAGAACGATGCATCGTGGGGCTTTTTCTTCGAGAAGCTTAAGGCCTTTGTCATCGACGAACCAGAGCTGTGCGTTATCTCCGACAGATATGTAAGCATAGCCAACGGCCTCACAAAGTATTACCCGCTTGCGCATTACGGTGTTTGTATGAGGCATCTCGGTGAAAATCTCTGA